The following is a genomic window from Amyelois transitella isolate CPQ chromosome 23, ilAmyTran1.1, whole genome shotgun sequence.
TCATTATTGAGGTTTGGgtctttttctaaatatttgaatagttATTGATTGTCTTGTGCTAATGTTTCAGTGGTGAAGCAGCGAATGCAGATGCTGGACTCTCAGTACCGGAGCGTGTGGGAGTGCGCGCGCGGCGTGTACCGCGCCGAGGGCATCAGGGCCTTCTACCGGTCTTACGGCACGCAGGTAGGATTTGGACAATGGACTTACAAAGTTATAAATCATGTTATATTAATGAAGGTCTTACTGTTATGTTATACACATAATGAATATTCTTTttccttatttataaaatagcaCTCGTACTAATGGGTTCCGTGGTGAACTGATAGCGTGTCGGTCGCGCAGGTGGCGATGAACGTGCCGTACACGGCGCTGCACTTCGTGACGTACGAGTGGTGCCAGCGCGCGCTGAACCCGTCGCGCGGCTACTCGCCGGGCGCGcacgcggcggcgggcgcggcggcgggcgcgctgGCCGCCGCCGCCACCACGCCGCTGGACGTGTGCAAGACCGTGCTCAACACGCAGGCGGCGCGCGCCGACGGGCTGGCGCAGGCGGCGGCGGCCGTGCTGCGCGCCGGCGGCCCGCCCGCCTTCTTCCGCGGCGTCAGCGCGCGCGTGCTCTACCAGATGCCCGCCGCCGCCATCTGCTGGCTCACCTACGAGACCTTCAAGCATCTGCTCGCGCCGGTGCGTATGTCGCAACACTATTTATAATCATCAGTCTAATTAtctaatgaaaatttattcttttatgcATACTACAAACATATTACCACGTCTTTACCCCTTACGGGGTTAACGTAGCCAACAATCgtaaaaagactgaaggaccccgttcagctgtatatctttataatggaatttaatttaaatagtgacaggttgcttgcccatcgccttaatgaagaatccctagtttattagcctaccACAAGTCGCTTATTCTTTAATAAGGTATCATTATCATCCTGGCGTTTGTCGTAGTTGCATTCTCATAGTGATGGTGAGCCCGGGCCCTCCTATTGTCATTATCTTGGCAAGGGTGAAGTGGGTAAGCCCTCCATATTGTAGCTGGTGACTTTCAGTTCCTGTATGAGAGGGTGTGATGTCACTATCCCACTGCCAGCCATCCTCGTCGAATTACGGGAGGTGTGCGCTGCCAGGCTTTGTGTCTTCATCTCCTACAAATGTCTTAAATGTCCCTTTAGTTAGGTAAGCACTGTTTGACTAACGCGTGGTGTTCGCCAGTAGACGGAGCCGAGGAGCGAGGAGGCGggggcgggcgcgggcgcgggggGCGTGTCCGGGGGAGTGGCGGGGGGCGTGGCGGGGGGAGTGTCCGGAGGAGTGTCGGGGGGCGTGGCGCCGCAGCTGGCGCGCGCGGGGCTGGCGGTCCCGCTGCGGCTGGCCGCCACCTCCGCCGACTAGGGCCGCATAATACAGTCATCAAAGTGTACATAGTCATAGACCTGCTCTGTCTTCACACTCGTTGCACTGCAAACACTTTACTTATTCTCCTTTATAGAGGAACATTTTGAATTGTGATAATAGAATATTGTTTCACCCTCTAAgagttgttttctttttattgtgtGACGAAGCGTGTCGCTGAAAATCCGATTTGATGTCGATGAAATTGTTTGTcgaaattatttgttataaaagtCACTTTACAATCCAAATCGATCAAAGCAGAGTAACGAGTGTGGTTAAAGGTTGTTGTCTTTTTGGATCAAAGGATATCAAGACAGACTCGGAACTTTACAAAGTGCTCCATTCGTAATGTGGCATAAAATGCCTCCAAgcgagttaaaaaaaaacattgagtTGTATTAAagtaaactataaaaaatagcAAAAGAATGTTCAGGATAAACGTTCGGAATGGACTCTCAGTCCGAAGCCAATGAAATCCTTTGGCCGGACGCCAGTATATCGTAAAACCATGTAAATAGCAATGAGAACCTTCGTCTGTGATCGTGTGGGTTCGGAACGGACCGCtcggtattttttatttcgttttacaTTCGAGAGCGAACGCGTTTTCCTAGATGTATtgaactttataatttttgtaataaactttttttgttgtgaGAGATTAAGAGATGACGTTGGTGCGCTGGACTGGTTGCGTCGTGTGTAATGTATATGTTGTGTTTAtaattagtatatatatatgtagaaatTTGGCTGCATACATTTGACAGTTGTTCGTTACCAAAATGGCGGCGGTACAAGTAAATGAACGAACAAATAAGTAGGGCCGCCTGGTTCTGACATAAGACATGCGTACTTAGTAATCATCATTGAAAGTatctgaataaaaatgttaaatgtaATACGgaggtttattttaatagtatacatataatcatagaaaagtatttaattttggtcAGGACAAAGTGATATCCAAATGTTTGAGTATGTAGCGGAGTTGAAGAGCGCTGatcaattcaaatatttatattgataaatttataagtaggtataatttgGGAGTCtcttaaaatcaaaatttaatattttgggaAAGttcctcttttatttttgttcagtGGATTGATCGCGAGCGTTTTTGGTGCAGTGATTTACTAGCTTTAGGGATTTCGGCAACTTTCACAGGTGTATTTGATAATTTGGtcaaatttaatgatattgtTAGACCCGATTGAAACCTTGAAATGATGTtgcagtattatttttatagtaaacgagcgtaatttttagttttggtTAAGTTTTGTGAACTTGAGTAGTGAGTATTGTGTCCAATgtgaatgttttgtttttgttagctCGACATGAAACTGTCTCGCTCCGTTagtaaaacacatttttacataattggACCATGTTTACGTTTTGTCTCATTAGCGCTGTGCTGGTATCGCATCAGTGTGAACGAAACCTTGGTTGAACGATACGTAGCTAATACAGTAGCTATAGcgattttttacatattcgtTGGTGTGAAGCATCAAAAGATCAATATGTTTTGTGACAGCGAGTCCAGCGCACGTAACAGGCTCAGTGCTGTGAATACTCGACGCAAACTATTCACGCGAATATCACATTAACTGCGTTTCCACTCCATTGAAAATGATCTGCCAAACGACAGATTTATATTGCCGTTCCACAGTAACCGTACAGAATAGACAAGGATGGCGATAAATGTTCCCATGACAGGTCATTTTCACagaataaacatattaaattgtaaaattatcgGTTTCCTGGTTACCGCCGGCAGCTAGTCAGAGGCCGCGGAGGACgcgacttttaattttttattactttttctgtTTTAGCGTCGCGGCGTCCGCCCGCGGCCTGCGCTGTGCCGAGTCACGGCGAGCGACGGCCTCGTCGCGCTGCGCGGGTAGTAACCGCGTGTCGTGTATACATCACGAGCGTGTCGTGTATACGCCTCACGCGTGTTGCGTAATGACACGCCGCGCAGTCGGAAGTTTTCGTTTACAGGGTTCACAATTCGAACGATGTATTTTAGTAACGCGATAGTTTCGTATTACTtgtgaaattatatattatacagtTTAGTTGTTACGTGTTGTTTAGCGGCTCGGGGACTGTGGTCGGGATCTCGCGTGCGGGATGGAAAACTAGCGGTGCTTGTGTGAGGCCGCGCGCCGTGGCGCCGTGTGCCGCGACACGGCGGGCGGCCGCCGGGTCGGCCGACACACGCGATTATTACGTTATTGTTTGTGTACAttgtatttgttatatttatgagttttataggaaaataagattaatttaaattaagagttttaaagttaaaagtatttgtataGAAATTAATCTTTAGCGCTGTTCTGGCCTGGCCAGAGACAAGTTCAAAATTTTTGAGCAAAAATTGTCAAAATACatagtaataaaatgttcGACAATATTGTACTTGTTTAATTGTTCTGCCCATTGcccatacatataaatgtaaatacttaatcacaaaagaatttttcatacaataaaCGTTTACCCTTGCTAGCAGTGACGGAACGCCCGAGAACTAAAGCCGACAACTTTACTGGATCTTTTCGGGCTTTAAAAAGGTTTGAAAAGGGAAGTGAAACagtgtaatttatatataaagaatttatttaataacattttcttaAGTTGATTATTATGCTTTCtcaaataaacaattgtaaaaatatataatcgtaTAAAAATAGCGATACACATATTATTATGGTGAATATATTATGAGTGGTGTAGTTTGTTGCGGTCAGTCGGCGATGAGCCCGTAGTGCGCGGCGAGCGCCAGcagcggcgcggcgcgcggcgcggcgggcaGCGCGCCCGCGCTGGCGGCCACGTCCAGGTGCGTGTAGCGCAGCGCGCCCGGCAGCGCCGCCGCCAGCAGCAGGAACGCCGCGGGGCCCTGCCGCGCTCAAATGGATAACGCACCACATTAATAAACATTCAatttgtgacaggttgctaacccatcgcctaaaagaagaattccaagttaataagactatcccttagtcgcgtatGACCATGGATgaggtgagtca
Proteins encoded in this region:
- the LOC106140461 gene encoding mitoferrin-1 isoform X1, producing MNFDDYEALPTNQNFTTHMTAGAIAGVMEHCIMYPLDSVKTRMQSLRSLHNRTIGETFRYMVRTEGLLRPIRGMTAVVAGAGPAHACYFATYEHAKQTLSHLTRHRHDHITHGLSGCLASLVHDAVSNPTEVVKQRMQMLDSQYRSVWECARGVYRAEGIRAFYRSYGTQVAMNVPYTALHFVTYEWCQRALNPSRGYSPGAHAAAGAAAGALAAAATTPLDVCKTVLNTQAARADGLAQAAAAVLRAGGPPAFFRGVSARVLYQMPAAAICWLTYETFKHLLAPTEPRSEEAGAGAGAGGVSGGVAGGVAGGVSGGVSGGVAPQLARAGLAVPLRLAATSAD
- the LOC106140461 gene encoding mitoferrin-1 isoform X3, yielding MNFDDYEALPTNQNFTTHMTAGAIAGVMEHCIMYPLDSVKTRMQSLRSLHNRTIGETFRYMVRTEGLLRPIRGMTAVVAGAGPAHACYFATYEHAKQTLSHLTRHRHDHITHGLSGCLASLVHDAVSNPTEVVKQRMQMLDSQYRSVWECARGVYRAEGIRAFYRSYGTQVAMNVPYTALHFVTYEWCQRALNPSRGYSPGAHAAAGAAAGALAAAATTPLDVCKTVLNTQAARADGLAQAAAAVLRAGGPPAFFRGVSARVLYQMPAAAICWLTYETFKHLLAPRRGVRPRPALCRVTASDGLVALRG
- the LOC106140461 gene encoding mitoferrin-1 isoform X4, producing MNFDDYEALPTNQNFTTHMTAGAIAGVMEHCIMYPLDSVKTRMQSLRSLHNRTIGETFRYMVRTEGLLRPIRGMTAVVAGAGPAHACYFATYEHAKQTLSHLTRHRHDHITHGLSGCLASLVHDAVSNPTEVVKQRMQMLDSQYRSVWECARGVYRAEGIRAFYRSYGTQVAMNVPYTALHFVTYEWCQRALNPSRGYSPGAHAAAGAAAGALAAAATTPLDVCKTVLNTQAARADGLAQAAAAVLRAGGPPAFFRGVSARVLYQMPAAAICWLTYETFKHLLAP
- the LOC106140461 gene encoding mitoferrin-1 isoform X2 — encoded protein: MNFDDYEALPTNQNFTTHMTAGAIAGVMEHCIMYPLDSVKTRMQSLRSLHNRTIGETFRYMVRTEGLLRPIRGMTAVVAGAGPAHACYFATYEHAKQTLSHLTRHRHDHITHGLSGCLASLVHDAVSNPTEVVKQRMQMLDSQYRSVWECARGVYRAEGIRAFYRSYGTQVAMNVPYTALHFVTYEWCQRALNPSRGYSPGAHAAAGAAAAVLRAGGPPAFFRGVSARVLYQMPAAAICWLTYETFKHLLAPTEPRSEEAGAGAGAGGVSGGVAGGVAGGVSGGVSGGVAPQLARAGLAVPLRLAATSAD